ATGTGACAGATGCAATGAGGACTGTGTTGACGCACTCACTAGCTCCGGCATCACCTGGCGCAACACATGCTTGCAAGGTGTCGATGTCTTGCTAATGCCTAAAGATACCATTTCTAGGAACAACTTGGGTATTTTAACATGTTCTATCTGAGGAATCGGATTTGGTCCATCAATTTGAAagcatttattgttttgtttgtatttccAAAAGGTCTGGGTTGTGCTCTGCTGCCTCAGCCATGGCACCCAAAAAGAACAAGGCGACCAAGAAGAACAAAGGAGACATCAACGAGATGACCATCATGGTTGAGGACAGCCCCGTCAACAAGATAAATGGGCTGAACACACTGTTAGAAGGAGGAAATGGCTTCAGCTGCATTTCTACTGAGGTTACAGATTCCGTTTATGCCCCCAACCTCCTGGAGGGTCTGAGCACCATGCGGCATGAGACCTTCCTTTGCGATCTAACAGTGGCCACCAAATCAAAGTCCTTTGACGTCCACAAGGTCGTCATGGCCTCTTGTAGCGAGTACATacacaacattttgaaaaaagatTCAACGCTGCACAAAATCGACTTAAACGACCTGTCGCCCGTCGGCCTGGCTACGGCCATCACATACGCATACTCAGGAAAGCTCACCTTGTCGCTCTACAGCATTGGAAGCACCATTGCGGCCGCCATGCTTCTGCAGATCAGCACCTTAGTCAAGATGTGCAGTGACTTCCTTATGCAGGAGCTCAGCGTGGAGAACTGCATGTATGTGACCAACATTGCAGACGCCTACGATCTTAAAGAAACCAAGGAGGCGGCGCAGAAGTACATGCGGGAGAACTTCATTGAGTTCTCAGAGATGGAGCAGTTCCTGAAGCTCACCTATGAGCAGATCAGTGACTTCCTCTCAGACGATTCCCTCCATCTTCCCTCCGAGGTCACCGCCTTCCAGATCGCCATGAAATGGTTGGACTTCGACGAGAAGAGGTTGAAGTACGCAGCCGATCTCCTGACTCACATCCGCTTCGGCACCATCTCTGCCCAAGATCTTGTCAACCACATCCAGAGCGTGCCGAGAATGATGCAAGATCCCGAGTGCCACCGTCTCCTGGTGGACGCCATGAACTACCACTTGCTGCCGTACCAGCAGAATATCCTCCAGTCGAGAAGAACAAAGGTGCGTGGGGGCCTCAAGGTGATACTGACGGTCGGAGGACGCCCCGCCTTGACGGAGAAATCCCTCAGCAAGGATGTTCTCTACAGGGACGTTGATAACGTGTGGAATCGCTTGACAGAAATGCCGGCCAAGAGCTTTAATCAGTGTGTGGCGGTGTTGGATGGCTTCCTGTATGTGGCTGGAGGTGAGGACCAGAATGATGCCAGGAACCAGGCCAAGCATGCCGTCAGCAACTTCTGCAGGTACAAATATATTGATTAGGTAGTGTTTGACAGGATTGGATTATGGGCGGAAATGACCGAATATAAATATGGGTAAATCACTCCctaaagcagaggtagggaacctatggctcgggagccaggtagggctcttttgatgactgtatctggctctcaagcatttcttaccacaataaaaatgcatttttgctaacattttaaagtaaacatcacagaaatgactgttaaaaataatattcaaaatcaacaactttcttatgcattttaattcgtccatctatattctgctgcaatgcggccaaccatatccatctttcctgatgatattttccaggtcaaacaccaaaacttgattattactaggtaatgctgtagtctacctcggtcattgagatgtcaaaaaaacatgtaaatgtaaactttcctcctttagtcaaatagctaaagctgcagaaccaagccttctggtgaagcagaagttgcattaatggcagcaagtatttgatgtaatattggacactgcgctgctcacgaaagtatgctggccacaccccattggcgtggggtagtgtgcctggtctacataattagagcccattatatctaaaactgttggtcttacataaaaatgcacacattttattgcattcaacgtttaaaaaaatgtatatggctctcacagatacacattttaaaatatctggccttcatggctctcttagccaaaaaggttcccgacccctgccctaaaggtTCTGAACTCCTGCTTCTACACCAGTGTTGTGTTGAGCAGAATAATGTTGAACCATAGCGAAGGCCTGCATGGATGTATAGTATCTCGAATTTCAGCAACCGTTTGTATCGtatccctcaatgaaccgcagtgCCGTCAGCACTCATACAGCCAGAGACAATTATCTTGGTGCTCACTTGTGTTGACCGCTATTTCGATTTCGACAATGATGGTTGTGTTTTAAGGACTAAATACAGTCTATACTGCTGTGCAAGCTGTAtgttgactactctaaagtttcatttctatagtattgtcctttGATATGATATAATGGTATATTGTGATGAAGTGGAAAAACGAGTTGCGACGGATCAACAGCCCCTGTGCTGGTTTCAGCCCAGTAGTGCAGTCCATGTGTCGAGCAAATAATAATCCAATTTGCATTCTTTAGGTATGACCCTCGCTTCAACACTTGGATCCACCTGAACAACATGATCCAAAGGCGCACCCATTTCAGCCTCAGCACCTTCAACGGCCTCTTGTTTGCCATCGGTGGTCGTAACGCCGATGGCGTTCAGGCCTCGGTGGAGTGCTACGTGCCGTCGTCCAACCAGTGGCAAATGAAAGCGCCTATGGAGGTGCCCCGCTGCTGCCACGCTAGCTCAGTCATCGACGGCAAGATCCTGGTTTCTGGCGGTTACATCAATAACGCCTACTCCAGAGCCGTGTGTTCGTACGAGCCGTCCACTGACAGCTGGCAGGATAAGAGCAGCCTGAGCTCTCCCCGAGGTTGGCACTGCGCCGCCACCGTGGGTGACCGCGCCTATGTCATCGGTGGAAGCCAGCTGGGAGGTCGTGGGGAGCGGGTGGATGTCCTGGTGGTGGAGTCCTTCAACCCTCATACGGGGCAGTGGAGCTACTGCGCTCCTCTTCACACTGGCGTAAGCACGGCCGGCATTTCCACTTTGAACAACAAGCTGTATCTCCTCGGAGGCTGGAACGAGGGGGAGAAGAAGTACAAGAAGTGCATCCAGGTTTACAACCCTGACCTCAATGAGTGGACTGAAGATGACGAGCTGCCAGAAGCAACAGTAGGTATTTCCTGCTGCGTTGTCACCATACCCTCAAGGAAAACAACACGTGAGTCAAGAGCCAGCTCTGTTTCCTCTGCACCAGTCAGTATATAAGCACGAGTCCATCCCAATGGTCAGGTCCTGTACCTGCTTCCAAGACTTTAATTGCCTGTTACATAAACGTCTCCCTGTGGTGCTTTCAAGTGACTGGAAGGGGTCTTTAATTAAGCAGCTGTATGTAaccaatatattatttttacgaGACAATCTGGCTATAGTCATATCCATCACAACTATAAGGTAGACATTTCTATATGGGGCCAATTTAGATTTATAGATATTTAGGCATTTGCCCTCATTCAGTAGCATCTTTAAATTAAACCTACTATGTAAAGAAGGGCTTTTTAAACTGAGGCAGGCGTCTTTTTCAAAACTGCAAAGCTGACTTTAATTATTTTACAGGCAAAACAAAttgattttttagtttttatagtgagttagaaaaaaaaagaaaattcacGAAATAACAGCCTGACACGTATTACAGCCgactgtgccacactttgaaaacatGTCATGTAAACTTGAGGTGCATTCACAACTTTAAGTAGATATTTATTATACAATCTAGATTATGGAAGGGTTTTTAGAAATATGGTTCCTTCCTCATGTATTGACATCGACATACAGTATTGCACATAAATTCATGATAAATAACGCTGTTATGCCTACTTGGACTTGCAacaaattcaaactttttctGAGCCAATAAAAATGTACTGGTGACAGTTTGGGAAACCCTGGTTTATGGTGACTACAAAGCTCAGGTACTTGAAGAGTCAAAAAGCCGAATTTAATGAGACAACACCTGCCAGGAGTTGGTGTTGAAAATCTGGTTTGGTTGCGTGATGCTCATCAACAATATTGGTGAATTTCAATGAAAACggtcctgctggaaaatgttgcaaGGATGGGGATGATAGAaaacttgtaaaaaaatattcattgtaACAGGAGATTATGTTTCTGCCTGAGCTCTATTGGGAGTAGTGATTCCCATGGTtgctcatgttttatttttgtttttaaataaaagaggTGACAGTACACAGGTTATGCTGTTGTCATTTATTCCAAATAAGAGCTTGCATATTGAAGGAACATTGACTCAGTCTTTTGTGGATCAGCAGGTTTTCATGTGATAAAGGTggcttcatttgcatgctatatTTGTATAAGAGGTATGCTTATTTGAATTCCCATCTTGTAGTGTGAGGAAAACCTATACAACAGACCCAACCTGGCAACCTGGCAAGGATGCTCTAAACAGATAATACAGTAATTCAAAGCCTATTAGCggatttattttctttgcttTGAATAGAAAAATATGAGCAcataggtctcacagctaggagacccgaattcaattccaccatctgccATCtcatcattccaaaaacatgctaggttaattggtgactccaaattgtccataggtatgaatgtgagtgtgaatggttgtttgtctatatgtgccctgtgattggctggccaccagtccaaggtgtaccccgcctctcgcccgaagacagctgggataggctccagcacccccacaaccgtcgtgaggataagcggtagaaaatgaatgaatgaatgaatgaattgtaacTTAAATAGAAGGTGGTTTGTGCTTAAGCTTTGataccagcagagggtgctcaGAGGttaattcactcaacattttccatcaaGACGATGCTTTGACAAGGCATGGCACTAACTGCACATTTCTAAGTACCGTTGGTGTTTTTCCACTATTTGCATTAAGCCTTCGAAGGTAACCCCACTTAATAGCAGGGATGGAAACTAAAAACTATCACATTATAGCTAATGTTAAGTTTGAGAGCATTAAAACTTTGCTCCAGGCTTGAAACTTGAAGTGCACATTATGATAATCCCTAATTTACAGTATCAGGGTTAATTGGTTAAGtgaataagtgaatttctgcgaagtaggattcctttatttattccattatttttataaatggaatattattCACATTATTAGATCCCTCTTGACATGGagtaacacccatatagtcttctcatattacccaatatagtagacataataataattcctttTATTTTGCATTGGCTTTTTTCCTTAGTTCACTCATGAatgactacattttttttttacaatttatacACTCCAAGAGAATGTGAATGTAATGCAGAAAACCCCGTCCAGTGTGATTGTCGGATGGCATTCTCTTGACTGCAGAGTCTAAGTTTGAGagccacaaaaacattttacacatttgaaaaataaaaccacaataaAACAAGAGCAGATGCTAGTGACATGGCTTGGAGTTAAAGCTTAGATTAAATAATGTAGGAATTTTGAATTGGTTATATCAACAGACCATATGAAAGGAGTAAAAATTCAAGATATGGTCTCGCTACCATCATTGTGTTCATTCTGCAATGCATGCTGATAAAGCAAAAGCATTACCTAACGTAACCTTTCCTAAGTGTAAACAGCTTTGTATACTTCCATTATTGGTTCAAAGGTTAACTTGGCACGTCTTCAGGAGTCTTTTTTGTTGCTTATTTTATGTTCAATACACAGACACAGTATGTCACCACCATTATCACAGAGAGGCTACACCTTTCTTAACGCCACCTAACCTGTCAAACCTGTCCTTCCAAATCAATTATTCACAGCAGAAAGAGATCGTTTTTCTGCCTGGAGACACTTTTAAGTCAGTGGGGGCTCTGACTTGAAGCTGAAGCTGAAGTTGCTCTGTATGCATCATATGAACATATTGGTATTCCAATCCCGTCACTGTGTGGCTTTTTCGTTGGttacatgtatttttgtaattcgGGCATTACTTTATCGTTCAACGTTCCTCTTCAATTtggtattaaattaatatacagACTTAAACCATACCTATAGTGAATGGACAAAAAATTCAACCCATTCAAACAGAAGAATGCCGATATCAGACCAAAATAAATGACTTGTAGGGTGATTACTTATCTATTTGTCAGTGCTCGTGTAAAACTTTATCAAAATGcgaccatgcaaaatacaaaatgactataaaattaattaaccaattaattatgTTCATTATGTTTCCAGTTAATTATGAtgaaaagttttgttttttaagtgtgcaggagtatgTGTTACATGGCTTCAGGCTGTTGCACCTTTTATAGCTACACAGGTTTAGAACGTACCTTTGTACCAAGTTTATTGTAAGCTCATTGAGACAGCCCCGTCTCGGCTGATTAGACACTCtgaattgtgtttatttagttcaagtgttgttgtgttttgtttgaaaGTGTGTTCACTTTTACCTCATTATCTTGTTAGCCCTTCCCTCTTCCTCCTGAGCAAGCATGAGCaagcattttcttttttatgccTCGGTATCTTCCAattctttttcttcaacttaACATCAAGACATTTTTGTGTATGCATGCAGGATTGAATACTTATTGAAGAAGAAAGGAATGAAATAAACCGGATGTAGGCAatccaaaaatacattaagagcTATTTCATGAATCTAATTTAACTCAGATGCTAGTCCACTTTTCCCACAGTAATTTGCCACATATCTGATAATGGAGGTTTGCTGCGTCATGCtttatttttcctttgtttgtctgtgattacataatgtaaaagttatgtAAAAAGGATATTATTAAAGATAATAATGTACATGataaatatgtatttcaaaatacaattacaatttcatgttttaatatttgtaataaaataattattcatttcatgtttattatttaatacaaataaaataattgttcatgaaaataaagttacatGTTGTTATATTGCATTGTAATGACATCAATAAAATGCCACAattatatgtgtatgtgaaaAGAAAACCCTGTCTGAGCTATAAGAAGCCCTGCTTGTTGTCCAAAAGACGGGAAAGAAAGATATTACTTCTCTTGTTACATTATTTAGGTTAAACAATGGAGCGTTGCTATTTGAAAAAGATCTAGAAAAGGAAAAGGCTGAATTTCACTAATTCACTAATTAATTActtcttttttcccccagaCAATATGGATTCCTACTTTTTTGGAGGCACCATCCTGAGGGGTAGTACAGAGAGGAAGAAACGACAATCGTATAGATCTCAACTGTAAAGATACTGCATATAAATTGCAGCAATAATAATGGAACTCAATTGGCAtggctttgttttttgtgagtAAGAGGTACAAAAAGAGTAGACCTTCATTTGGGTTGAGATTATAAACGttcatgtgtttttaattatcaCAATGTAAATTACAGACTTAATTCTATACGTAGAATtttaacattcttttttttatctgcggTTCCAATCCTTTTCTTTCCCTGCCTGTATATTGTCCTACTTTTTCACTAGCATTTGAAGGCACCATCCTGACAGGCTTTATCCTGGGAG
The window above is part of the Doryrhamphus excisus isolate RoL2022-K1 chromosome 20, RoL_Dexc_1.0, whole genome shotgun sequence genome. Proteins encoded here:
- the klhl31 gene encoding kelch-like protein 31: MAPKKNKATKKNKGDINEMTIMVEDSPVNKINGLNTLLEGGNGFSCISTEVTDSVYAPNLLEGLSTMRHETFLCDLTVATKSKSFDVHKVVMASCSEYIHNILKKDSTLHKIDLNDLSPVGLATAITYAYSGKLTLSLYSIGSTIAAAMLLQISTLVKMCSDFLMQELSVENCMYVTNIADAYDLKETKEAAQKYMRENFIEFSEMEQFLKLTYEQISDFLSDDSLHLPSEVTAFQIAMKWLDFDEKRLKYAADLLTHIRFGTISAQDLVNHIQSVPRMMQDPECHRLLVDAMNYHLLPYQQNILQSRRTKVRGGLKVILTVGGRPALTEKSLSKDVLYRDVDNVWNRLTEMPAKSFNQCVAVLDGFLYVAGGEDQNDARNQAKHAVSNFCRYDPRFNTWIHLNNMIQRRTHFSLSTFNGLLFAIGGRNADGVQASVECYVPSSNQWQMKAPMEVPRCCHASSVIDGKILVSGGYINNAYSRAVCSYEPSTDSWQDKSSLSSPRGWHCAATVGDRAYVIGGSQLGGRGERVDVLVVESFNPHTGQWSYCAPLHTGVSTAGISTLNNKLYLLGGWNEGEKKYKKCIQVYNPDLNEWTEDDELPEATVGISCCVVTIPSRKTTRESRASSVSSAPVSI